Genomic segment of Eupeodes corollae chromosome 2, idEupCoro1.1, whole genome shotgun sequence:
tttaaacttttttttcacaaattttgagtttaaaacatttttttttttcaaaacgtataaaacttagttgaaAGTACTACCAATATTATTCAATAATTGTGGGGAGATATACACCCCCCTCACAtagtaaaaaattattgttttaagctCTTCTATACAAATcagtcattaaactttgtcgcctgagttatcgtactctccccttgataacgatagtaataagagactcacgaaaatttagttcgaaaaaactacgtcaaaaaaaattacatatcagattctctctcattttctagatttgaatattttatttttggaaaaaagatactttttaaaacaatttcttacatttctgagttaaatgcaccaaaaacatttttagcttTCGTGTTTTAActcttaaatatttcatatttagaAATCTGTTGGAATCTGGGAATGCTTTTATATGTAGGGAGTcatctaaattaaaaagttagaaTATACCTTGCTAAACAACAgtgttataaaataatttgcttACTAAAGTTATTAAgcaattgaaatgtgtaaatataatttaaaaacacacattatgttgtttaaattttgttagccttcttcacaaaacatttaagaatatttgtaagcggtgagtaaaaactcatctaagtttGTGACaaattgattaaaagtttggaTCCGCCCTTAGGTGAATGTTTAATTTTCTGTTGTTGTATGTGTttgaccaattcttttttaatacttatttattgtgttttattaggctcttttggtctttttgttttttggaatgcgaataaataaattaaaaactattccattcttttacccaacgtttcgtaagaattccttacttcttcaggggatttttttgttctttattcaatctgttacaaatatacatataaatacaattaatacattttaaatttaaaaatatttagtactaaaattttttaaattattttaaatacataattttgttacataaataaatcattttactTTCTTACACTTGTATGCAATCacattataattgttaaaaCTCCATATTGCATCCTCCCGACAGCactgacacaaatttaaaataaataacaattacaatataaaataaaacaagcaaaaaaataaattattaaactataCGATAAAGACATTTATATCACAGCTTAATTTTAAGGTACTTGATGTTAAAGTGCTACAGCATAGCTTTGTTTGATGTTATCGGTGTCTTCTTTTGTGTTCATAgttctctttattttttgttgaatacgTAAACTCTCTAGTGTTAGTCTAGTATTAAGTTTTTTCTCTTTATCCAATATTTTTACTCCCTCGAAGTTCACCGAGTGTCCAGTTTCTGTTATATGCTGTGCAAGCCCTGTAGTCTCTTTGTTTTTCCTTATATCTGCTTCGTGTTCAGTTAATCTAATACCCAAATTTCTCTTTGTTTGACCTATGTATACTAGATCACATTGTTCATTCTCTTTTCCATTGCATTCAATTTCATAAACcacgttgtgttgttgttgtttttgtattttagattTTGTGTTCGTGAAAATGGATTTAAGTGTTAAGTTTGATTTATGGGAGAATGATATAttctctttatttattattttatgtaaatttctATTATTAGTTAGGTTTGGAACATATGGTATTGAGaagaactttttttcttctttattatcAGCTGTGGTTTTTGCgtgattgttgttgtttttattagtttttgtttttaatttttctgttctttttttaaacaagttgtttATTACGTAGAATgggtagttgttgttttttaatattgtttttatttttcttatattttctgtttcatattttttgtcgcTAAGATCTAAAactttgtttatgaaattaaatgctgtgttaattttttgttttattggttGGGTTGAATTAAAATTGATCATACGTCCAGATGTAGTTGGTTTTGCATAccaattgtataaaattttgttgttttctctgTGTAGTATTAAATCTAGATATGGGAGACTATTGTTGTGTTCGTTTTCAATTGTAAACTGGATTTTGTTGTGATATAAATTGAGTTTATTAAGGATTATGtctttttctttgactttaATGATAGCAAAGATATCATCCACATATTTTGctataaatttaatgtttatacCGATGCTGTTCAGTTGTTCTATAGTATCGTCTAAAAGATTATCCAAAATAACGTCTGCAATTGTTGGGGAAAGGGGGTTTCCCATAGGCATACCGAATGTTTGTGAATAAAATTTTTCGCCAAATTGGAAATAATTATTGTCTCTTAGACAAAAGTCCAAAAGCTTTAGAAACTTTGGTTTAGgtatttttgtgtgattttttaTTACATCCCATTGTTTCATGATGTTTTTAATGGCTAAATAAGTGGGTATGTTGGTAAACAACGAAACTACATCAAAAGAAACCATGACGTCATCATCGTCTAAAAccacattaattaatttttctttgagttggaaagaatttttgatgttatatttttCTGATATGATGTTCTTAACAATTGTTCCAAACATAGAATTTCCCAATGAAGCAAAATGGCTTCTTTCATTAGGTGACAAATTTGCTTTACCCATTAACTCATCTAATTTCTCACCAATACGCATAATCGCAGACATAGAACAAACCATCCAAACAATAGAAGATGACACAGAAAAAGAAGTTACAAGATCAAAAATTGCTACCAAAATATCAGaacataaaagaaaacttaaaaatacacaaaatgaaAAGTTTATTCTAAAAACATACCAAACAACTAAAAAATTTCTATCTACACAAAAAGACAATATTATAATAACAAAAGCAGACAAAGGTAATAAGACAGTAATAATGTATAAACAAGACTATGAGCAAAAAATGAACAAACTTCTCGAAGACAAGAACACATACAAAACGATAAGATTGGACCcaacaacaaaattacaaacaacaaataatacaCTTGTAAacgaacttttcaaaaatgaacacATCGATCGCTGgctgaaaaataaattgcacTGCTCAGCTGCTATAGCACCGAGACTATACGGACTTCCTAAGATCCACAAACCCGATCTACCATTACGCCCAATATCATCATCCATGAATGTTCCCTGTTTTAGTCTATCAAAACACATTGGAACAATTGTTAAGAACATCATATCAGaaaaatataacatcaaaaattctttccaactcaaagaaaaattaattaatgtggTTTTAGACGATGATGACGTCATGGTTTCTTTTGATGTAGTTTCGTTGTTTACCAACATACCCACTTATTTAGCCATTAAAAACATCATGAAACAATGGGATGTAAtaaaaaatcacacaaaaatacCTAAACCAAAGTTTCTAAAGCTTTTGGACTTTTGTCTAAGAGACAATAATTATTTCCAATTTGGCGAAAAATTTTATTCACAAACATTCGGTATGCCTATGGGAAACCCCCTTTCCCCAACAATTGCAGACGTTATTTTGGATAATCTTTTAGACGATACTATAGAACAACTGAACAGCATCGgtataaacattaaatttatagCAAAATATGTGGATGATATCTTTGCTATCATtaaagtcaaagaaaaagaCATAATCCTTAATAAACTCAATTTATATCACAACAAAATCCAGTTTACAATTGAAAACGAACACAACAATAGTCTCCCATATCTAGATTTAATACTACAcagagaaaacaacaaaattttatacaattggTATGCAAAACCAACTACATCTGGACGTATGATCAATTTTAATTCAACCCaaccaataaaacaaaaaattaacacagcatttaatttcataaacaaagtTTTAGATCTTAgcgacaaaaaatatgaaacagaaaatataagaaaaataaaaacaatattaaaaaacaacaactacccATTCTACGTAATaaacaacttgtttaaaaaaagaacagaaaaattaaaaacaaaaactaataaaaacaacaacaatcacGCAAAAACCACAGCTgataataaagaagaaaaaaagttcttCTCAATACCATATGTTCCAAACCTAACTAATAATagaaatttacataaaataataaataaagagaaTATATCATTCTCCCATAAATCAAACTTAACACTTAAATCCATTTTCACGAACACAAaatctaaaatacaaaaacaacaacaacacaacgtgGTTTATGAAATTGAATGCAATGGAAAAGAGAATGAACAATGTGATCTAGTATACATAGGTCAAACAAAGAGAAATTTGGGTATTAGATTAACTGAACACGAAGCAGATATAAGGAAAAACAAAGAGACTACAGGGCTTGCACAGCATATAACAGAAACTGGACACTCGGTGAACTTCGAGGGAGTAAAAATATTGGATAAAGAGAAAAAACTTAATACTAGACTAACACTAGAGAGTTTAcgtattcaacaaaaaataaagagaacTATGAACACAAAAGAAGACACCGATAACATCAAACAAAGCTATGCTGTAGCACTTTAACATCAAGTACCTTAAAATTAAGCTGTGATATAAATGTCTTTATCGtatagtttaataatttatttttttgcttgttttattttatattgtaattgttatttattttaaatttgtgtcagtGCTGTCGGGAGGATGCAATATGGAGttttaacaattataatgtGATTGCATACAAGTGTAAGAAagtaaaatgatttatttatgtaacaaaattatgtatttaaaataatttaaaaaattttagtactaaatatttttaaatttaaaatgtattaattgtatttatatgtatatttgtaacagattgaataaagaacaaaaaaatcccctgaagaagtaaggaattcttacgaaacgttgggtaaaagaatggaatagtttttaatttatttattcgcattccaaaaaacaaaaagaccaaaagagtgtttaattttctgttattgtataatattaaagaattcaaaaccaattaacAATGACACCACCACTTTCAAAACCTTCGCTTTTTTCCGATTGTTCACATTGATTCTTGGCCATGTTTTTATTCTTACAGTTTCGTTTTCTTATAATTATGAAGAAAACGATagcaaaaaaaattttaatcttttaaccTAAATTAACGCTTCCATATTTAAAATCGACTTTATTTCCATGGCTTAATTCTAAACACATCGTTCATCTGCTTTCAAAACTAATCTAAATCACTTTCCTTTAAGTCTCATCTATACATATAACGAATCAATTACCAAGCCTAAAAAATAGGTCTATCAGTTAAATCATCTCTTTAATTAACTACATTTTACGGTTTTAAATTATGATAAAAAACAGTAGGTACCTACCCTAATAtccctaaataaataaaacgtgCTTAAcgtataatatttaaaaacaaaaaacacacaaattaagGACCCTTTTggtagatatttttttctttgagtgaAAAGAAATACTAAAAGTATATTACCCCCTGCCTACATTCATTCAGTCAGTCTTACAAAAAATCCCACACTACGTATCAACTCTAGTATGTGgagttaaatttatatttaagataAGAGCAGGTAGGTTTTTAGTGCAACCACACATTTTATTTcttgagatttttattttcaaacggaccacatcaaaaaaagaaaaaaggaattaaaaaaacaaactgatttcattcaaaaatattgaaaattgttatgCTTATTTCTTTCTTG
This window contains:
- the LOC129944452 gene encoding uncharacterized protein LOC129944452; this encodes MVSFDVVSLFTNIPTYLAIKNIMKQWDVIKNHTKIPKPKFLKLLDFCLRDNNYFQFGEKFYSQTFGMPMGNPLSPTIADVILDNLLDDTIEQLNSIGINIKFIAKYVDDIFAIIKVKEKDIILNKLNLYHNKIQFTIENEHNNSLPYLDLILHRENNKILYNWYAKPTTSGRMINFNSTQPIKQKINTAFNFINKVLDLSDKKYETENIRKIKTILKNNNYPFYVINNLFKKRTEKLKTKTNKNNNNHAKTTADNKEEKKFFSIPYVPNLTNNRNLHKIINKENISFSHKSNLTLKSIFTNTKSKIQKQQQHNVVYEIECNGKENEQCDLVYIGQTKRNLGIRLTEHEADIRKNKETTGLAQHITETGHSVNFEGVKILDKEKKLNTRLTLESLRIQQKIKRTMNTKEDTDNIKQSYAVAL